One part of the Thermoanaerobacterium sp. CMT5567-10 genome encodes these proteins:
- a CDS encoding carbohydrate ABC transporter permease, protein MAKNKRRRLTTEDIVFDTINYIILTIVIIVTLYPFIHVLAVSFNDAIDTVRGGIYLFPRKFTTFNYVSILSDPEIYNATIISALRAIIGSVLNVIASIIVAYAISRRDFVLRGIVSKIFTYSMYFTSGLIPYYLLIRDLHLMNNFLVYILPGIVSAWNIMVVRSYIDGLPASLIESAKLDGASELRIIFSIIFPLSVPVLATITLFVAVGQWNSWFDTMLFCSTNPNLSTLQYELQKVLQSTQQFTQQASFDMGLKSNTNSVTPESIRAAMTIVAVVPIMMVYPFLQKYFVKGLTIGSVKG, encoded by the coding sequence GTGGCTAAAAATAAGAGAAGAAGGTTGACCACAGAAGATATAGTATTTGATACAATTAATTATATTATTCTTACAATTGTAATAATAGTTACGCTGTATCCATTTATACACGTACTAGCGGTTTCTTTTAATGATGCTATAGATACAGTGAGAGGTGGAATATATTTATTTCCAAGAAAATTTACGACTTTTAATTATGTTTCAATTTTGAGCGATCCGGAAATTTACAATGCGACAATAATTTCGGCATTGAGAGCAATTATAGGTTCAGTATTAAATGTAATTGCTAGTATAATAGTTGCTTATGCCATAAGCAGAAGGGATTTTGTGTTAAGAGGTATAGTTTCAAAAATATTTACTTATTCTATGTATTTTACAAGTGGTTTAATTCCATATTACCTGTTAATCAGAGACTTACATCTTATGAACAATTTCTTAGTTTACATATTGCCAGGGATAGTAAGTGCGTGGAATATAATGGTTGTGAGAAGCTATATTGATGGTTTGCCTGCCAGCCTAATTGAATCAGCTAAATTAGATGGAGCTAGCGAACTGAGGATAATATTTTCAATTATATTTCCACTTAGTGTGCCAGTATTAGCGACGATAACGCTTTTTGTAGCTGTAGGACAGTGGAATTCATGGTTTGATACAATGCTTTTTTGTTCAACAAATCCAAATTTAAGCACATTACAGTATGAATTGCAGAAAGTTTTGCAGTCGACTCAGCAGTTTACACAACAAGCATCTTTTGATATGGGGTTGAAAAGCAATACTAACTCAGTAACTCCTGAAAGCATAAGAGCTGCGATGACAATAGTAGCAGTAGTTCCAATTATGATGGTATATCCGTTTTTGCAAAAGTACTTTGTAAAGGGTTTAACCATTGGCAGCGTGAAGGGTTAG
- a CDS encoding sugar ABC transporter permease, whose protein sequence is MIKDRKDRRKKFFKKLSQQKELVLIVLPFLILLLIFSYVPLWGWIIAFKNFNPALGISNSPWVGLENFKMLFEDPTFYQSIRNTLGISILKYFLGFFSSITLAVLINEVRNMKFKKTVQTISYLPHFVSWVVAASIVLDVLSPDGAINQLLLKFHTIKQSINFIGVPHLFWPLMALSDMWKEVGWNSIIYLAAMTAIDNELYEAASIDGAGRIRKIFSITLPSIVPTIKILLILNAGWILNAGFEQVFLLSNPMVIDYSQTLELYVYNYGIPMGRFSFATAAGVFNSVVSLAMVTLANRISKALSGESAF, encoded by the coding sequence ATGATAAAAGATAGAAAAGATAGAAGGAAAAAATTTTTTAAAAAATTGAGCCAACAAAAAGAATTGGTTTTGATAGTTTTGCCATTTCTAATATTGTTGCTGATATTTAGTTATGTTCCGCTATGGGGCTGGATAATAGCATTTAAAAATTTTAATCCTGCATTGGGAATTAGCAATTCTCCATGGGTTGGATTGGAAAACTTCAAAATGCTTTTTGAAGATCCAACTTTTTATCAGTCAATTAGGAATACATTAGGAATTAGCATTTTAAAATATTTTTTAGGATTTTTTTCCTCTATAACGTTGGCAGTTTTAATTAATGAAGTTAGAAATATGAAGTTTAAAAAGACGGTACAGACCATTTCATATTTACCACATTTTGTTTCGTGGGTTGTTGCAGCTAGTATTGTTCTTGATGTTTTATCACCAGATGGAGCGATAAATCAACTGCTTTTAAAATTTCACACTATAAAGCAGTCGATTAATTTCATAGGAGTACCTCATCTTTTCTGGCCGTTAATGGCACTTTCCGATATGTGGAAAGAAGTGGGCTGGAATTCAATTATTTATCTGGCGGCAATGACTGCTATAGATAATGAGTTGTATGAGGCAGCAAGTATTGATGGGGCCGGTAGGATAAGAAAAATTTTTTCTATAACTCTGCCGTCAATAGTGCCAACTATAAAAATACTTTTAATATTAAATGCAGGCTGGATATTAAATGCTGGTTTTGAACAAGTTTTTCTATTATCAAATCCAATGGTTATAGATTATTCACAGACATTGGAATTGTATGTATACAATTATGGTATACCGATGGGGAGATTTTCGTTTGCGACAGCAGCCGGTGTATTTAATTCTGTTGTTTCATTAGCGATGGTTACACTAGCAAATAGAATATCAAAAGCACTTAGTGGTGAAAGTGCATTTTAA
- a CDS encoding ABC transporter substrate-binding protein: MKGKKLFILILTIVIVMVISALLSGCSTTKTSSKDSNKNTPSNNTSTNSKQMKTLSLYIGDSTQSPIDFTKTPVGQKLAELTGVNLQVSYVVGTDEETKATLMVTGGDLPDIVVTHNAYQIFRNANDLIPLDDLIDKYGTNIKRWYSPQDLNKMRDPKDGHIYYLTPARKSAYYYPYSGFYLPLEVLRDAGWPKKLTLDQYFTIIEDYIKKHPTYNGQPVIGFTADTDNWRIFTLTGAPSYLAGNANTGDVWVDDNNKAHPFAISQWAHDYYKKLNEEWNKGILDKQMFTRNYDSYKALIASGRLLGFYDQRWDIQDAINSLEQQKLYDRVPFALPVTFDGVTKEDYNSINITGTTPGMSITKSCKDPVAAMKFLDAMCSDEALKLENWGIEGKDYTVKDGKMYMTPEQLNQYKNSSYTQKEGVGLYWEFPHPDAGAKLADGNFASPQDSPEYVASVYKPYEKEVLDAYHLTNLSEMMAPPLDTPYGFVYDISIPDSEQQIKIANQKASDLTRKYVAQMIPAKPDQFESIWKQYVSEMQKAKYDLEVPYIQQQIDWRIQHWGTK, translated from the coding sequence ATGAAAGGGAAAAAATTATTTATTTTAATTCTGACGATTGTAATTGTAATGGTTATCTCAGCACTTTTGTCAGGATGTAGCACTACAAAAACGTCTAGCAAAGATTCTAACAAAAATACGCCCAGCAATAATACTTCTACAAACAGTAAGCAAATGAAGACGCTATCACTCTACATAGGTGACTCTACTCAAAGTCCAATCGATTTTACTAAAACACCTGTAGGTCAAAAGCTTGCGGAATTGACGGGTGTCAATTTACAAGTAAGTTATGTAGTTGGTACTGATGAAGAGACTAAGGCAACGCTTATGGTTACAGGAGGAGATTTACCAGATATAGTTGTTACACATAATGCTTATCAAATATTTAGAAATGCAAACGACTTAATTCCACTAGATGATTTGATAGATAAATACGGTACAAATATAAAAAGATGGTATTCCCCACAAGATCTCAATAAGATGAGAGATCCTAAAGATGGCCATATATATTATTTAACTCCTGCTAGAAAAAGCGCATATTATTATCCTTATTCAGGATTTTATTTGCCATTGGAAGTTTTGCGTGATGCAGGCTGGCCTAAAAAATTAACGCTTGATCAGTATTTTACTATAATAGAAGATTATATAAAAAAACATCCTACTTATAATGGTCAACCGGTAATAGGATTTACTGCCGATACTGACAACTGGAGAATATTTACATTAACTGGTGCACCAAGCTATTTAGCTGGAAATGCAAACACAGGTGATGTCTGGGTAGACGATAACAATAAGGCTCATCCTTTTGCAATAAGTCAATGGGCACATGATTACTATAAGAAGCTAAATGAAGAGTGGAATAAAGGCATACTCGATAAACAGATGTTTACCAGGAATTATGATTCATATAAAGCACTTATAGCTTCAGGCAGATTATTAGGTTTTTACGATCAGCGTTGGGACATTCAAGATGCGATTAATTCACTTGAGCAGCAAAAACTTTATGATAGGGTACCTTTTGCTTTGCCAGTAACTTTCGATGGTGTAACAAAAGAAGATTATAATAGCATAAATATTACAGGTACGACACCTGGTATGAGTATAACAAAAAGTTGTAAAGACCCTGTTGCTGCAATGAAGTTTTTAGATGCTATGTGCAGCGATGAAGCTTTAAAGCTTGAGAACTGGGGAATAGAAGGCAAAGATTATACTGTTAAAGATGGCAAAATGTATATGACACCAGAACAATTAAATCAATATAAAAACAGCAGCTACACACAAAAAGAAGGCGTAGGGCTATATTGGGAATTTCCACATCCAGATGCTGGAGCAAAACTTGCTGATGGGAACTTTGCATCACCTCAAGACAGCCCAGAATATGTAGCAAGTGTATATAAACCATATGAAAAAGAAGTATTAGATGCTTATCATTTAACGAATTTGTCAGAAATGATGGCACCGCCATTAGATACACCATATGGATTTGTATACGATATAAGCATACCTGATAGTGAGCAGCAGATTAAGATTGCAAATCAAAAGGCATCTGACCTTACGAGAAAATATGTAGCACAAATGATACCTGCAAAACCAGACCAATTTGAAAGCATATGGAAACAATATGTATCAGAAATGCAAAAAGCTAAATATGATCTTGAAGTACCATATATACAGCAACAAATAGACTGGAGAATTCAGCATTGGGGGACAAAGTAA
- a CDS encoding sensor histidine kinase produces MLKRFIKKFRDLNISSKIVLYYLFVLIVSISFLSITYNEINNNITNSKVMQVSNEIVSNINSSIESLINTVDNQSKILISSQILQSALSNGNAGNYASYIQPMSKYLADFLNFNDFISSIYIFDNRGNEYFVDNVSYKNINLSVLKSADWYDKLISLRGAYILIANSGSLINDSKGNQGYVSFIRVINDINSQKPAGFMIINISKSYLYKYINSSINTYTSGIIIKDEKGNSIIEPTNISKSLNDEIFNYIKPNNSTIKKIDGKVYIISDLKNNFGWNIISVTPFNELNSQFWIYNLILLLVIIINIVLLILGLLFISLFITQPIIKLVNSMKGIKDGKFEKVNIITGNDEIGMLKDVYNKMIDEIKKLIGDIINEQKMKRKLELDVMQSQIKPHFLFNSFDAISALILMNDTKNASKIVKALGKFYRSFLMNGNEEITIKEELDIIKNYLTIQKIRFGDKFNVVINIDERTLSYRIPKLILQPLVENALNHGVRNKDGQGIISIKALYDNDQIKLIVEDNGKGMNEEKIREIESSMSKGVGLRSTIERLKIYYNSADVVKIYSKIDEGTKIEITIPINKEDQNDE; encoded by the coding sequence ATGTTAAAAAGATTTATTAAAAAATTCAGAGATCTAAATATATCATCCAAAATAGTATTGTACTATTTGTTTGTTTTAATCGTTTCAATCTCTTTTCTTTCGATCACTTATAATGAGATAAATAATAATATAACTAACAGCAAAGTCATGCAAGTTTCTAATGAAATTGTTTCAAATATTAATTCCAGTATAGAATCATTAATAAATACCGTTGACAATCAGTCAAAAATTTTAATATCAAGTCAAATACTGCAATCAGCTTTGTCAAACGGAAATGCAGGTAATTACGCTTCCTATATACAGCCTATGAGCAAATATTTGGCTGATTTTTTAAACTTTAATGATTTTATTTCGTCTATATATATATTTGACAACAGAGGAAACGAATACTTTGTAGATAATGTTTCTTATAAAAATATTAATTTATCTGTGCTAAAATCGGCTGATTGGTACGATAAATTGATAAGTTTAAGAGGTGCTTATATATTAATAGCTAATAGTGGTAGTTTGATAAATGATAGTAAAGGAAACCAAGGATATGTATCTTTCATAAGAGTGATAAACGATATAAATAGCCAAAAGCCAGCAGGATTTATGATAATAAATATTTCTAAATCTTACTTGTATAAGTATATAAATAGCTCAATAAATACTTATACATCTGGTATCATAATAAAAGACGAGAAAGGTAACAGTATAATAGAGCCAACTAATATAAGTAAAAGTTTAAATGACGAGATATTCAATTATATAAAGCCCAATAATTCAACTATAAAGAAGATTGACGGAAAAGTGTACATTATTTCGGATCTTAAAAATAATTTTGGCTGGAATATAATAAGCGTCACACCATTTAATGAGCTTAACAGTCAGTTTTGGATATACAATTTAATACTTCTATTAGTAATAATCATAAATATTGTATTGCTTATTTTAGGTCTATTATTTATATCTCTATTTATCACACAGCCTATAATAAAGCTGGTAAACTCTATGAAGGGAATAAAGGATGGAAAATTTGAAAAGGTAAATATTATAACCGGCAATGATGAGATAGGGATGCTAAAAGATGTTTATAACAAGATGATCGATGAAATCAAAAAATTGATTGGCGATATCATTAACGAGCAAAAGATGAAAAGGAAATTGGAACTGGATGTAATGCAATCGCAGATAAAGCCCCATTTTCTATTTAACTCTTTTGACGCAATAAGCGCCTTGATTTTAATGAATGACACGAAAAACGCCAGTAAAATTGTGAAAGCTCTAGGAAAGTTTTATAGATCTTTTTTGATGAATGGCAATGAGGAAATCACCATAAAAGAAGAGCTTGACATAATAAAAAACTATCTTACAATACAAAAAATAAGGTTTGGAGATAAATTTAATGTTGTAATAAATATTGATGAGCGAACATTAAGCTATAGAATACCAAAGCTTATATTGCAGCCATTAGTCGAAAATGCCTTGAACCACGGCGTGAGAAATAAAGACGGTCAGGGAATCATTTCAATAAAAGCTTTATATGACAACGATCAAATAAAACTCATAGTAGAAGACAATGGAAAAGGCATGAATGAAGAAAAGATAAGAGAAATCGAAAGTAGCATGTCTAAAGGTGTTGGCCTTAGATCGACAATTGAAAGGTTGAAGATATATTACAATTCTGCAGATGTAGTAAAAATTTACAGCAAAATAGATGAAGGAACAAAGATTGAAATAACTATCCCGATAAATAAGGAGGATCAGAATGATGAATGA
- a CDS encoding response regulator, which translates to MMNDKIKVLIIDDEYLERNLLKGCIDWNTLGMEIAGEASNAEEGFKLIDELKPDVVFTDIKMPGIDGIKFSESILQKYPTIKIVILTGYNDFNYAQKSVKIGISDFLLKPIDEDEVLNTASKLKAVIESERKEKKEFEELKRQLYDNLPYLRERFLNELISGNLDDNLINGKLEFFDISLDGSIYQVAALEIINSNDVNEESRLIKNFKVTNYVKNYFKDLKRIIVFTNSMNRIIILNNDEKLDLYKICIRLKNKIIKDVDCIVNIGIGNIKGEVSDIKVSYIEAIDALNYRIAVGNNNVIHYRDVQFTESKTGLDTNHLFNELRFYMKSGLENDAINIVKDVFSNIDLKSENVIKLIRVTALNIISICFSVSLELKENFDDIYLSEVESYNKIINIETLPDMIEYVSTTVKNTIKAVNKEQISNINNLIDNVKKFIDENISNSNLSLSYVAKHFYLNPSYLSRTFKKETGINFIEYLTNKRMEKAINLIKEKNMKSFEIANAVGIQDPNYFSSCFKKYTGLNVSEYKKLIKNIV; encoded by the coding sequence ATGATGAATGATAAAATAAAAGTGCTCATTATTGACGATGAGTATCTTGAAAGAAATCTATTAAAAGGTTGTATTGATTGGAACACGCTCGGAATGGAAATAGCAGGCGAAGCATCAAATGCGGAGGAAGGATTTAAACTAATAGATGAACTTAAACCAGATGTAGTCTTTACAGACATAAAAATGCCAGGAATTGACGGCATAAAATTCAGCGAATCTATTTTACAAAAATATCCTACAATAAAAATTGTCATCCTAACTGGTTACAATGACTTTAATTACGCTCAAAAGTCCGTAAAAATAGGGATATCTGATTTTTTGCTTAAACCGATAGATGAAGATGAAGTCTTAAATACTGCATCTAAGCTAAAAGCAGTCATAGAAAGTGAAAGGAAGGAAAAGAAAGAATTTGAAGAATTAAAAAGACAGCTTTACGATAATCTGCCTTATTTAAGAGAGCGGTTTTTAAATGAGCTTATTAGTGGCAATTTAGATGACAATTTGATAAATGGAAAGTTAGAATTTTTCGATATATCTCTGGATGGCAGCATTTATCAAGTTGCCGCTTTAGAGATTATCAATTCAAATGATGTAAACGAAGAATCTCGTCTGATAAAAAATTTTAAAGTGACTAATTACGTAAAAAACTATTTTAAAGATTTGAAAAGGATCATTGTTTTCACTAACTCAATGAATAGAATTATCATCTTAAACAACGATGAAAAATTAGATTTGTATAAAATTTGTATAAGGTTGAAAAATAAAATCATCAAAGATGTTGACTGCATTGTAAATATAGGGATCGGAAATATAAAAGGAGAGGTAAGCGACATAAAAGTATCGTACATTGAAGCAATAGATGCATTAAACTATCGCATAGCAGTTGGCAACAACAATGTCATACATTATAGAGATGTACAATTTACAGAAAGCAAAACTGGGCTTGACACCAATCATCTGTTTAACGAATTGAGATTTTACATGAAATCAGGCTTAGAAAACGATGCAATAAATATTGTAAAAGATGTGTTTTCTAATATAGATCTTAAAAGCGAAAATGTAATTAAGTTAATCCGCGTTACAGCATTAAACATTATATCAATTTGCTTTTCTGTGTCATTAGAACTAAAAGAAAACTTTGATGATATATATTTGTCTGAGGTAGAGTCTTACAACAAAATCATAAATATAGAGACGCTGCCTGACATGATTGAATATGTATCAACAACTGTAAAAAATACGATTAAGGCGGTAAACAAAGAGCAGATAAGCAATATCAACAATTTGATTGATAATGTTAAAAAATTCATAGATGAAAATATTAGCAATAGCAATCTTTCACTGTCATACGTCGCTAAGCACTTTTACCTAAATCCCAGCTATTTAAGCAGGACATTTAAAAAAGAAACAGGCATAAACTTCATAGAATACCTTACAAATAAGCGAATGGAAAAAGCAATAAATTTGATAAAAGAAAAAAATATGAAATCATTTGAAATCGCTAATGCAGTCGGCATACAAGACCCAAATTACTTCTCATCCTGCTTTAAAAAGTATACAGGTTTAAATGTAAGTGAATACAAAAAATTGATAAAAAATATTGTATGA
- a CDS encoding alpha/beta fold hydrolase → MGLFDMPLQKLKEYTGTNPCPKDFNEYWDRALNEMRSVDPKIELNPSSFQVPFAECYDLYFTGVRGARIHAKYIKPKTDVKHPALIRFHGYSSNSGDWNDKLNYVAAGFTVVAMDARGQGGLSEDVGGVKGNTLNGHIIRGLDDDVDNLLFRHIFLDTAQLAGIVMNMPEVDENRVGVMGPSQGGGLALACASLEPRIRKVVSEYPFLSDYKRVWDLDLAKNAYQEITDYFRLFDPRHERENEVFTKLGYIDVKNLAKRIKGDVLMCVGLMDQVCPPSTVFAAYNNIKSKKDIKVYPDYGHEPMRGFDDLAMQFLLEL, encoded by the coding sequence ATGGGACTTTTTGATATGCCATTACAAAAACTTAAGGAATACACTGGTACAAACCCATGTCCGAAAGATTTTAATGAGTATTGGGACAGGGCTTTAAATGAGATGAGATCAGTTGATCCCAAAATTGAACTTAATCCCAGCAGCTTTCAAGTGCCGTTTGCAGAATGCTATGACTTGTACTTTACCGGCGTGCGAGGCGCAAGGATACATGCAAAGTATATAAAGCCTAAAACAGATGTGAAGCATCCTGCACTAATAAGATTTCATGGATATTCATCAAATTCAGGGGACTGGAATGACAAATTAAATTACGTGGCGGCAGGTTTTACAGTTGTGGCGATGGATGCAAGAGGCCAAGGGGGGCTTTCTGAAGATGTTGGCGGCGTAAAAGGAAATACTCTAAATGGACATATAATCAGAGGATTAGACGACGACGTTGACAACTTGTTATTCAGGCATATTTTTCTAGATACTGCACAATTGGCAGGAATAGTAATGAATATGCCTGAAGTTGATGAAAATAGAGTTGGAGTCATGGGGCCATCACAAGGCGGAGGTTTAGCATTGGCGTGCGCATCATTAGAACCCCGTATACGCAAAGTCGTATCTGAATATCCTTTCTTATCTGATTATAAGAGGGTATGGGATTTAGACCTTGCAAAAAACGCATACCAAGAGATTACAGACTATTTTAGGCTTTTTGATCCTAGACATGAAAGAGAAAATGAGGTGTTTACTAAGCTTGGCTATATAGATGTTAAGAATCTGGCGAAGAGAATAAAAGGCGATGTGTTGATGTGTGTCGGATTGATGGATCAAGTTTGTCCGCCATCAACTGTTTTTGCAGCGTATAACAATATAAAATCAAAGAAGGATATAAAAGTATATCCTGATTACGGCCATGAGCCTATGAGGGGATTTGATGATTTAGCTATGCAATTTTTACTGGAGCTTTAA
- a CDS encoding GH39 family glycosyl hydrolase: MVKIKIPKNSDGKKFTSRWRYCVGTGRLGLALQKEYIDTLKYVKENIDFKYIRGHGLLCDDVGIYREDIVGNDIRPFYNFTYIDRIFDSFLELGIRPFVEVGFMPKKLASGTQTVFYWEGNVTPPKDYNKWSNLVKAVVTHFISRYGIDEVLKWPFEIWNEPNLKEFWKDADQKEYFKLYKVTAKAIKEVNENLQVGGPAICGGSDYWIEDFLNFCNEENVPVDFVSRHAYTSKQGEYTPHLIYQEIMPSEYMLNEFKSVREIIRNSPFPNLPFHITEYNTSYSPLNPVHDTPFNAAYLARILSEGGDYVDSFSYWTFSDVFEEKDVPRSQFHGGFGLVALNKIPKPTFHMFKFFNAMGEEVLYRDNRMLVTRRNDGSVALIAWNEIMEKTENPDKEYELEIPVGFKDVFIKKQMIDEDHGNPWGAWIHMGRPRFPNKEQIKTLRDIARPQIKTSRATSDDGYVNLKFRLGKNAVVLFELTEVMDESNTYIGLDDSKINGY, translated from the coding sequence ATGGTAAAAATAAAGATACCAAAAAATTCTGATGGCAAAAAATTCACCAGTAGATGGAGATATTGTGTAGGGACAGGGAGATTAGGGCTGGCCCTACAGAAAGAGTACATTGATACATTAAAATACGTAAAAGAGAACATCGATTTTAAATACATCCGTGGTCATGGACTTTTGTGCGACGATGTGGGTATTTACCGTGAAGACATAGTAGGTAACGACATAAGACCCTTTTACAATTTCACGTATATAGATAGAATCTTTGATTCATTTTTGGAATTAGGGATAAGGCCTTTCGTCGAAGTTGGATTTATGCCTAAAAAATTAGCGTCAGGCACACAGACAGTATTTTATTGGGAGGGAAACGTAACCCCTCCTAAAGATTATAATAAGTGGAGTAACCTTGTAAAAGCAGTTGTTACACACTTTATATCTAGATACGGCATAGATGAAGTCTTGAAGTGGCCATTTGAGATATGGAATGAACCTAACTTAAAAGAATTTTGGAAAGATGCAGATCAAAAGGAGTATTTTAAGCTGTACAAGGTTACTGCAAAGGCGATTAAAGAAGTGAATGAAAATCTACAAGTTGGAGGTCCAGCTATATGCGGCGGATCTGACTACTGGATAGAAGACTTTTTGAATTTCTGTAATGAGGAGAATGTGCCTGTTGACTTCGTGTCCCGCCATGCGTATACATCTAAACAGGGAGAGTATACTCCGCATCTTATATATCAAGAGATCATGCCATCTGAATACATGCTTAACGAATTTAAAAGTGTCAGGGAGATTATAAGGAATTCACCTTTCCCAAATCTTCCTTTTCACATAACAGAGTACAATACATCTTACAGTCCATTAAATCCTGTACATGATACGCCTTTTAATGCGGCGTATCTTGCGAGGATTTTAAGTGAAGGCGGCGATTATGTTGATTCATTTTCTTATTGGACATTCAGCGATGTGTTTGAGGAGAAGGATGTTCCAAGGTCGCAGTTTCATGGAGGATTTGGACTAGTTGCATTGAATAAGATACCAAAGCCGACTTTTCACATGTTTAAATTTTTCAATGCTATGGGAGAAGAGGTGCTTTACAGGGATAACCGTATGCTTGTGACAAGAAGAAATGACGGATCAGTTGCGCTTATCGCTTGGAACGAGATAATGGAAAAGACGGAAAATCCAGATAAGGAATATGAACTGGAAATACCTGTAGGATTCAAAGATGTCTTTATAAAGAAGCAGATGATAGATGAGGATCACGGCAATCCTTGGGGTGCCTGGATACACATGGGAAGGCCGAGGTTTCCAAACAAAGAGCAAATTAAAACTTTAAGAGATATTGCGAGGCCACAGATCAAAACAAGTAGAGCTACATCAGATGATGGCTATGTAAATTTGAAATTTAGATTGGGGAAAAATGCTGTGGTATTGTTTGAATTGACTGAAGTAATGGATGAATCAAACACGTATATAGGACTTGATGATAGCAAAATAAACGGATATTGA